Proteins encoded in a region of the Mycolicibacterium neoaurum genome:
- a CDS encoding DUF3073 domain-containing protein: MGRGRAKAKQTKVARDLKYNTPETDFERLQRELSNGGRSSGGADDFNGSADDFGGPVDRYADEDDWRR; this comes from the coding sequence ATGGGCCGCGGCCGGGCTAAGGCAAAGCAGACCAAGGTTGCTCGAGACCTGAAATACAACACGCCAGAGACTGATTTCGAGCGGCTTCAGCGCGAACTGTCCAACGGCGGTCGCAGCAGCGGCGGTGCCGACGACTTCAACGGCAGCGCCGATGATTTCGGTGGGCCCGTCGATCGCTATGCCGACGAGGACGACTGGCGTCGCTGA